A region from the Etheostoma spectabile isolate EspeVRDwgs_2016 chromosome 9, UIUC_Espe_1.0, whole genome shotgun sequence genome encodes:
- the LOC116695178 gene encoding profilin-2 isoform X2, with translation MSWQSYVDNLMADGSCQDAAIVGYTDAKYVWASFVGGTFANITPEEIDVLIGKDRMAFFTSGMTLGNKKCSVIRDSLLLDGDWTMDIRTKSQGGEPTYNISVGKAGKVLVLVMGKEGVHGGGLNKKAYSMAKYLRDSGF, from the exons ATGTCCTGGCAAAGCTACGTGGACAACCTGATGGCTGATGGCAGCTGCCAGGACGCGGCCATTGTTGGGTACACGGACGCCAAATACGTCTGGGCATCGTTTGTCGGCGGTACTTTTGCCAACATTACG cCTGAAGAAATCGACGTGTTAATAGGAAAGGACCGGATGGCATTCTTCACCAGTGGGATGACCTTAGGCAATAAAAAGTGCTCGGTAATCAGAGACAGCCTCCTACTTGACGGCGACTGGACAATGGACATCCGGACAAAGAGTCAAGGAGGAGAACCAACATACAACATTTCTGTAGGCAAAGCCGGCAAAG tcTTGGTCTTGGTAATGGGCAAAGAAGGGGTCCATGGAGGCGGATTGAATAAGAAGGCATACTCGATGGCAAAATACTTGAGGGATTCAGGGTTTTAG
- the LOC116695178 gene encoding profilin-2 isoform X1, protein MSWQSYVDNLMADGSCQDAAIVGYTDAKYVWASFVGGTFANITPEEIDVLIGKDRMAFFTSGMTLGNKKCSVIRDSLLLDGDWTMDIRTKSQGGEPTYNISVGKAGKALVFVMGKEGVHGGQLNKKAFMMAEYLRKSGY, encoded by the exons ATGTCCTGGCAAAGCTACGTGGACAACCTGATGGCTGATGGCAGCTGCCAGGACGCGGCCATTGTTGGGTACACGGACGCCAAATACGTCTGGGCATCGTTTGTCGGCGGTACTTTTGCCAACATTACG cCTGAAGAAATCGACGTGTTAATAGGAAAGGACCGGATGGCATTCTTCACCAGTGGGATGACCTTAGGCAATAAAAAGTGCTCGGTAATCAGAGACAGCCTCCTACTTGACGGCGACTGGACAATGGACATCCGGACAAAGAGTCAAGGAGGAGAACCAACATACAACATTTCTGTAGGCAAAGCCGGCAAAG CATTGGTTTTTGTCATGGGGAAGGAAGGTGTCCACGGAGGACAGCTCAACAAGAAAGCATTTATGATGGCTGAATACCTGAGGAAGTCCGGATACTAA